A window of the Euzebya pacifica genome harbors these coding sequences:
- a CDS encoding acyl-CoA dehydrogenase family protein: protein MDAVLTEEQQALAEAAQALAASGLVDARTTLDGGDVPARPTEDLFDGFNGLGIDEQDGGAGGSLIDLAIVARELGRTVCPTPWVSHQLALQAAVAAGVDVGEGLSPGARWVLSTGGLVRDAATATHAVTVTGDELAVAPVLDVTLHAPMDRTRSIGELTLGAPSVTAATGGRAGVSRARALVAAGLCGTGLGAIERAIGHATQREQFGKVIGVFQGVSHQLAEAWTHVELAWSLALYACWATEEGAGDAAAAVDAATAKAGNAAIYAAERGMQVHGGIGITWEADPHLFLRRAMADDAWLGGAREAERSLGQALLTG from the coding sequence ATGGACGCAGTGCTCACCGAGGAACAGCAAGCCCTGGCCGAAGCGGCCCAGGCCCTGGCCGCCAGCGGCCTGGTGGACGCCCGGACGACCCTCGACGGCGGGGACGTGCCCGCGCGGCCGACCGAGGACCTGTTCGACGGGTTCAACGGCCTCGGCATCGACGAGCAGGACGGGGGCGCGGGCGGCTCGCTGATCGACCTCGCGATCGTGGCCCGAGAGCTCGGCCGGACCGTCTGCCCGACCCCGTGGGTCAGCCACCAGCTGGCCCTGCAGGCGGCCGTGGCCGCCGGCGTGGACGTGGGGGAGGGGTTGTCGCCCGGCGCGCGCTGGGTCCTGTCGACCGGCGGGCTGGTGCGCGACGCCGCCACCGCCACCCACGCGGTCACCGTCACCGGGGACGAGCTGGCGGTCGCGCCGGTCCTCGACGTGACGCTCCACGCGCCGATGGACCGCACCCGCTCGATCGGCGAGCTGACCCTCGGCGCCCCGTCCGTGACCGCGGCAACGGGTGGTCGCGCTGGCGTGTCCCGGGCCCGGGCGCTCGTCGCCGCCGGTCTGTGCGGCACGGGGCTGGGCGCGATCGAACGTGCCATCGGCCACGCCACCCAGCGCGAGCAGTTCGGCAAGGTCATCGGCGTCTTCCAGGGCGTCAGCCACCAGCTGGCCGAGGCGTGGACCCATGTCGAGCTGGCCTGGTCGTTGGCCCTCTACGCCTGCTGGGCAACGGAGGAGGGCGCGGGGGACGCCGCCGCGGCGGTCGACGCGGCCACCGCGAAGGCAGGCAACGCCGCGATATACGCCGCCGAGCGGGGCATGCAGGTGCACGGTGGCATCGGCATCACCTGGGAGGCCGACCCCCACCTCTTCCTCCGCCGTGCGATGGCCGACGACGCCTGGTTGGGCGGTGCGCGGGAAGCCGAGCGCTCCCTCGGGCAGGCGTTGCTGACCGGCTGA
- a CDS encoding sensor histidine kinase — protein MNAVHQPVVLKPLLATLLVLAVLLGPACSSAPPDDLLTVAQRDWLATDGPIRVAAVSTIAPAAVVVDGVASGGWAVALTELMALKVGATVEMVVFADVDDAVQALEDGDVDAIAGLGARPDLVTFAEPIETLAYSPIAFAVGPEATDIVSAADLEGRTVTTIPGSVIEEQLLADHPELRYVPSSSIPDAVDAVHDGTVDLWAGPLALTTHVLRQQQRDTFRVVGEPISIAEVTTWGRSNSLPLEILAAGRTLLSRTEMSVIHVQWTGFDLTDPDQRELPPWLVPLLWAGLALLLAFAGGVALLRHQVRARTAQLAALNDELEGTVAHRTQALRDQSVELSEANANLLRSNDALARFARRVAHDIRGPLAAIKGFAQMAAREDISPSVRRTSLQTIQSSATTLADLVAEMLADARAVVPNAEAPIPLDELRTWLIDFTALQAGRVGGTVTLDSDHDLVDAPVATLKQLLVNLVGNALKHGGRHGIRVAVAMKRTESTSPWWTVTVDDDGQGIPEDQRELVFVSGYRTPTASEMGSGLGLAACREAVRGHGGTIVAARSPAGGTRIRFTLPVTEAPDEARPEDVAELDLG, from the coding sequence ATGAATGCTGTTCACCAGCCGGTCGTCCTGAAGCCCCTGTTGGCGACCCTCCTGGTCCTCGCCGTGCTGCTCGGGCCGGCGTGTTCCTCGGCGCCACCCGACGACCTGCTGACCGTCGCCCAGCGGGACTGGCTGGCCACCGACGGACCGATCCGTGTGGCGGCCGTCAGCACGATCGCCCCCGCTGCGGTCGTGGTCGATGGCGTCGCGAGCGGCGGGTGGGCGGTGGCGCTGACGGAGCTGATGGCCCTGAAGGTCGGCGCAACCGTGGAGATGGTGGTCTTCGCCGACGTCGACGACGCCGTGCAGGCGTTGGAGGACGGGGATGTCGACGCCATCGCGGGCCTCGGCGCACGTCCTGACCTCGTCACCTTCGCCGAGCCCATCGAGACGCTGGCGTACTCCCCCATCGCCTTCGCCGTGGGTCCCGAGGCCACCGACATCGTCTCCGCTGCCGACCTCGAGGGTCGGACCGTGACGACGATCCCCGGGTCGGTGATCGAGGAACAGCTGCTGGCCGACCACCCCGAACTCCGCTACGTCCCCTCCTCCTCCATCCCGGACGCGGTCGACGCCGTCCACGACGGCACGGTCGACCTGTGGGCGGGGCCGCTCGCGCTGACCACCCACGTGCTGCGGCAGCAGCAGCGCGACACGTTCCGGGTCGTCGGCGAGCCGATCAGCATCGCGGAGGTCACGACCTGGGGCCGGTCGAACTCGCTGCCCCTGGAGATCCTCGCCGCCGGCCGCACGCTGCTCTCCCGCACCGAGATGTCGGTCATCCACGTCCAGTGGACGGGGTTCGACCTCACTGATCCCGACCAGCGGGAGCTGCCGCCGTGGCTGGTCCCGCTTCTCTGGGCGGGCCTGGCGCTGCTGCTCGCCTTCGCGGGTGGCGTGGCCCTGCTGCGCCATCAGGTCCGGGCCCGAACCGCCCAGCTCGCCGCGTTGAACGACGAGCTGGAGGGGACGGTCGCCCACCGAACCCAGGCGTTGCGGGACCAGTCCGTCGAGCTGTCGGAGGCCAACGCCAACCTGCTGCGGTCCAACGATGCGCTGGCCAGGTTCGCCCGGCGCGTGGCCCACGACATCCGTGGCCCGCTGGCCGCCATCAAGGGGTTCGCGCAGATGGCCGCACGGGAGGACATCAGCCCGTCCGTGCGACGGACCAGCCTGCAGACCATCCAGTCCAGCGCGACCACGCTCGCGGACCTCGTGGCGGAGATGCTGGCCGACGCCCGAGCAGTCGTGCCCAACGCGGAGGCGCCGATCCCGCTCGACGAGCTGCGAACCTGGTTGATCGACTTCACCGCCCTCCAGGCAGGTCGAGTCGGCGGCACCGTCACGCTCGACAGCGACCACGACCTCGTCGATGCGCCCGTGGCGACGCTCAAGCAGCTGCTGGTCAACCTCGTCGGCAACGCCCTGAAGCACGGCGGACGGCACGGCATCAGGGTGGCGGTGGCGATGAAGCGGACCGAGAGCACGTCCCCCTGGTGGACCGTCACGGTCGATGACGACGGCCAGGGAATCCCCGAGGACCAGCGGGAGCTCGTGTTCGTGTCGGGCTACCGCACCCCCACCGCCTCGGAGATGGGCTCCGGGCTGGGGCTCGCGGCCTGTCGGGAGGCCGTCCGGGGGCACGGCGGGACGATCGTGGCGGCCCGGTCCCCGGCGGGCGGAACGCGGATCAGGTTCACCCTGCCCGTGACCGAGGCACCCGACGAGGCGCGACCCGAGGACGTCGCCGAGCTGGACCTCGGCTGA
- a CDS encoding carbohydrate ABC transporter permease, with protein sequence MAEPSLVVDRTDVDTAVADRPTTTPVRRDSRHDRVRRRRQLSSILRTALILAGALIMLFPFAWMVATSLTNESQLFGTPRLIPDPIDTTAYRRVADTFPLWRWMANSIGVAVVSTTLQVITSAMAAYAFARFEFRGKHLLFGVYLATLMIPLQVLIVPLFIEVSRLGLQDTYVALLLPLIASPFGVFLLRQFFLGLPPEIEEAARIDGAGHWQVFTRIVLPMSKPAIATLVVFAFMAAWNSFLWPLVVINSEQLMTLPLGLSQLHGRFATEWNLVMAGSTISVLPIVALYLFTQRYVIQGVALSGLKG encoded by the coding sequence ATGGCTGAGCCCTCCCTCGTGGTCGACCGGACCGACGTCGACACGGCGGTCGCCGACCGGCCGACAACAACGCCGGTGCGTCGCGACAGCCGGCACGATCGGGTTCGTCGACGTCGGCAGCTGTCATCGATCCTGCGCACCGCGCTGATCCTGGCCGGGGCGCTGATCATGTTGTTCCCCTTCGCCTGGATGGTCGCGACCTCGCTGACCAACGAGTCCCAGCTGTTCGGGACGCCTCGGCTGATTCCCGACCCGATCGACACGACCGCCTACCGGCGGGTCGCCGACACCTTCCCGCTGTGGCGCTGGATGGCCAACTCGATCGGCGTCGCGGTGGTGTCCACGACGCTGCAGGTGATCACCAGCGCCATGGCCGCCTACGCGTTCGCCCGCTTCGAGTTCCGCGGCAAGCACCTGCTGTTCGGCGTCTACCTGGCCACCCTGATGATTCCGCTGCAGGTGCTGATCGTGCCGCTGTTCATCGAGGTCTCGCGGCTCGGCCTGCAGGACACCTACGTCGCGCTGCTGCTGCCCCTGATCGCGTCACCGTTCGGCGTCTTCCTCCTCCGGCAGTTCTTCCTCGGGCTGCCCCCCGAGATCGAGGAGGCCGCGCGCATCGACGGGGCGGGGCACTGGCAGGTCTTCACGCGCATCGTGCTGCCGATGTCCAAGCCGGCCATCGCCACCCTCGTGGTCTTCGCGTTCATGGCTGCGTGGAACAGCTTCCTGTGGCCGCTGGTGGTCATCAACTCCGAGCAGCTGATGACCCTGCCGCTCGGCTTGTCGCAGCTGCACGGCCGCTTCGCCACCGAGTGGAACCTCGTGATGGCCGGTTCGACGATCTCGGTCCTCCCGATCGTCGCGCTCTACCTGTTCACCCAGCGATACGTCATCCAGGGCGTCGCGTTGTCCGGCCTCAAGGGCTGA
- a CDS encoding dihydrolipoyl dehydrogenase family protein, producing MNETYDVVVIGAGPAGENAGDRAVKAGLRVAIVEKELVGGECSYWGCMPSKALLRPGEALAALRRVPGARAAITGEIDVDEALARRDSLSAGLDDSGQVEWVDSAGMDLVRGHGRLAGERTVEVTAEDGSVRTLVAEKGVIIGVGTGAAVPPIDGLREIRSWTNRDVTQAKEVPARLIVLGGGVIGVEMAQAMRWLGSEEVTIVEMADRLIPREEDFAGAELQDALEEMGITVITGARMVKAERAADDAPVTATLEDGRTVTGDEILVAVGRRPLTDDLGLDTVGLEPGRYVEVDDNLRATGVDGGWLYVVGDANGRALLTHQGKYQARIAGDHIGGKDVGRGAWADHTAVPRVVFTDPQIAAVGMTEAEARERYDNVDTVRYDMGHTAGAATTGQGISGTSQLVIDADRRVIVGATFVGPHVGEMLHAATIAIVGEVPLDRLWHAVPAYPTMSEIWLRFLEAYGM from the coding sequence GTGAACGAGACCTACGACGTCGTCGTCATCGGCGCAGGGCCGGCCGGAGAGAACGCAGGGGACCGGGCGGTGAAGGCCGGACTGCGCGTCGCCATCGTCGAGAAGGAGCTGGTGGGCGGCGAGTGCTCCTACTGGGGCTGCATGCCGTCCAAGGCCCTGCTGCGCCCGGGCGAGGCGCTTGCGGCGCTCCGGCGGGTTCCCGGTGCGCGGGCTGCCATCACGGGCGAGATCGACGTCGACGAGGCGCTGGCCCGACGGGACTCCCTCAGCGCGGGCCTCGACGACTCGGGCCAGGTCGAATGGGTGGACTCCGCCGGCATGGACCTGGTCCGCGGTCACGGCCGGCTGGCGGGGGAGCGGACCGTCGAGGTCACCGCCGAGGACGGCAGCGTCCGCACGCTGGTCGCGGAGAAGGGTGTGATCATCGGCGTGGGCACCGGCGCGGCGGTGCCCCCCATCGACGGGCTGCGCGAGATCCGGAGCTGGACCAACCGCGACGTGACCCAGGCCAAGGAGGTCCCCGCCCGCTTGATCGTGCTGGGTGGCGGGGTCATCGGGGTGGAGATGGCCCAGGCCATGCGCTGGTTGGGCAGTGAGGAGGTCACCATCGTGGAGATGGCCGACCGCCTGATCCCCCGGGAGGAGGACTTCGCGGGCGCGGAGCTCCAGGACGCGCTGGAGGAGATGGGGATCACGGTCATCACCGGCGCCCGGATGGTGAAGGCCGAACGGGCCGCCGACGACGCCCCCGTCACCGCGACCCTGGAGGACGGCCGGACCGTGACCGGTGACGAGATCCTTGTCGCCGTCGGCAGGCGGCCGTTGACCGACGACCTGGGCCTGGACACCGTCGGCCTGGAGCCCGGTCGGTATGTCGAGGTGGACGACAACCTGCGTGCGACCGGCGTGGACGGTGGGTGGCTGTACGTCGTCGGCGACGCCAACGGCCGCGCCCTGCTGACCCACCAGGGCAAGTACCAAGCACGCATCGCCGGCGACCACATCGGCGGCAAGGACGTGGGGCGCGGCGCGTGGGCCGACCACACCGCCGTCCCGCGGGTGGTCTTCACCGATCCGCAGATCGCGGCGGTGGGGATGACCGAAGCCGAGGCTCGTGAGCGCTACGACAACGTCGACACCGTGCGCTACGACATGGGCCACACCGCGGGTGCGGCGACCACGGGGCAGGGCATCAGCGGCACCAGCCAGCTGGTCATCGACGCCGACCGGCGGGTCATCGTGGGCGCCACGTTCGTCGGCCCGCACGTCGGTGAGATGTTGCACGCCGCGACGATCGCGATCGTCGGGGAGGTCCCGCTGGACCGGCTGTGGCACGCCGTCCCGGCCTACCCCACGATGTCGGAGATCTGGCTGCGGTTCCTGGAGGCCTACGGGATGTGA
- a CDS encoding ROK family transcriptional regulator: MLGNAGRRADVLRVIALDGPIPRTRIADALGVSSATVTTITRELIESGLVTMSGKRPASGRRGRPLEMLSIAPDAATVLGAKVSDDHVTAVTTDLRGSITGRWVLPFDPRDDDAAGRLARLLLDTVGDVPLVGVGLGVPGTVANGDAGAVTTPMFGWRDLPLGSIASDVLGVPVVVDNDVNTLATWQHLHGAARDVENFLTVTIGRGIGLGVHLDGAVRRGRGGAGELGHTLVIIDGPPCDCGRRGCLEAIAAEPAMVAQARDRGIIGPDDGIDDLRLLAKDSEEAAEVFATAGAHLGRAVANLVNLLAPDAIVVAGEGVVAWPLLAEGFVPAFEAGILDVHTDTTVIVEPWADDAWAQGAAALVLGWVLGASPDTAGPSASSPAGDLFATDSDGLGQGGADHEAVTA, translated from the coding sequence GTGCTGGGCAACGCTGGCCGCCGTGCCGACGTGCTGCGCGTCATCGCGCTGGACGGACCGATCCCGCGCACCCGGATCGCCGACGCCCTGGGTGTGTCGAGCGCCACCGTCACCACGATCACCCGGGAGCTGATCGAGTCCGGCCTGGTCACCATGAGCGGCAAGCGGCCCGCCAGCGGACGCCGTGGCCGCCCGCTGGAGATGCTCAGCATCGCTCCGGATGCCGCAACGGTGCTGGGTGCCAAGGTCAGCGACGACCACGTCACCGCCGTCACCACCGACCTCCGCGGGTCGATCACCGGCCGCTGGGTCCTGCCGTTCGATCCTCGCGACGACGACGCTGCGGGACGCCTGGCTCGGCTGCTCCTCGACACCGTGGGCGATGTTCCGCTGGTCGGTGTGGGCCTCGGGGTGCCCGGCACGGTCGCAAACGGCGACGCCGGCGCCGTCACCACCCCCATGTTCGGCTGGCGTGACCTGCCGCTGGGCAGCATCGCCAGTGACGTCCTCGGGGTGCCGGTCGTGGTGGACAACGACGTCAACACCCTGGCCACCTGGCAGCACCTCCACGGCGCCGCCCGCGACGTCGAGAACTTCCTGACCGTCACGATCGGTCGAGGCATCGGCCTCGGCGTCCACCTCGACGGGGCCGTCCGTCGGGGCAGGGGCGGCGCAGGCGAGCTCGGCCACACCCTGGTCATCATCGACGGGCCGCCCTGCGACTGCGGCCGACGCGGGTGCCTGGAGGCGATCGCCGCCGAGCCGGCCATGGTCGCCCAGGCCCGCGACCGGGGGATCATCGGACCAGACGACGGCATCGACGACCTGCGACTCCTCGCCAAGGACTCCGAGGAGGCCGCGGAGGTCTTCGCGACCGCTGGCGCGCATCTGGGGCGTGCGGTCGCCAACCTCGTGAACCTGCTGGCCCCCGATGCGATCGTCGTCGCCGGGGAGGGTGTGGTCGCCTGGCCCCTCCTGGCCGAGGGCTTCGTCCCGGCGTTCGAGGCCGGCATCCTCGACGTCCACACCGACACGACCGTCATCGTCGAGCCGTGGGCCGACGACGCCTGGGCGCAGGGCGCCGCGGCGCTCGTGCTCGGCTGGGTGCTCGGCGCATCGCCCGACACCGCCGGACCGTCGGCGTCCAGCCCTGCAGGGGACCTGTTCGCCACCGACAGCGACGGGCTCGGGCAGGGCGGCGCCGACCACGAGGCGGTGACGGCGTGA
- a CDS encoding ABC transporter substrate-binding protein, with translation MVTSTTHRLGQRLLTLFLLLAMVALAACSSSDSDATDSADTDSADTDSADTDSAADGEAVDEEADSDGEASGDAVELTYFTFSAAPDHLEDLDRIIAGFEEENPGVTIEVQTAAFDDYFTQLQTRVAGGSAPDTFELNYENFVTYAEAGTLLDLDATVGDAVDPSVFYPRAYEVFAHDGTQYGLPATFSNVVLFYNADLFDAAGMDYPTADWTWEDERAAAEQLTDADAGVWGTFQPVSFFEYFKVLAQNGGEFFTADGSDVAFDSPEGVEAAEWLLSKVGTIMPTEADMGGQDDAAMFKSGQLAMWHNGIWQFAAMADADFTWDVVVEPGNTTDASHFFANAVVASTATEHPDEAAAWLQYIASSETAVQTRLDADWELPAVSDESLFEPWLEIAPPANRAAVFESLDAVVVPPVIAQQAQLQDAVDGALEQARLGQIDAQAAVDQAAADIRGLLGS, from the coding sequence ATGGTCACCTCGACCACCCACCGACTCGGGCAGCGCCTGCTGACCCTCTTCCTCCTGCTGGCCATGGTGGCCCTCGCCGCCTGCAGCAGCAGCGACAGCGACGCCACCGATTCTGCTGATACCGACTCGGCGGACACCGACTCGGCGGACACCGACTCGGCGGCTGACGGCGAGGCTGTAGACGAGGAGGCCGACTCCGACGGGGAGGCGTCCGGTGACGCCGTCGAGCTGACCTACTTCACCTTCTCCGCTGCGCCGGACCACCTGGAGGACCTCGACCGGATCATCGCGGGTTTCGAGGAGGAGAACCCGGGCGTCACCATCGAGGTGCAGACGGCCGCCTTCGACGACTACTTCACCCAGCTGCAGACGCGTGTCGCCGGTGGCAGTGCTCCCGACACCTTCGAGCTGAACTACGAGAACTTCGTCACCTACGCCGAGGCCGGCACGTTGTTGGACCTCGACGCCACCGTCGGTGACGCCGTCGACCCGTCGGTGTTCTATCCCCGTGCCTACGAGGTGTTCGCCCACGACGGCACCCAGTACGGGCTGCCCGCGACCTTCTCCAACGTCGTGCTCTTCTACAACGCCGACCTGTTCGACGCGGCCGGCATGGACTACCCGACCGCGGACTGGACCTGGGAGGACGAGCGTGCCGCTGCCGAGCAGCTGACCGACGCCGACGCCGGCGTCTGGGGCACCTTCCAGCCCGTCTCGTTCTTCGAGTACTTCAAGGTCCTCGCCCAGAACGGTGGGGAGTTCTTCACCGCCGACGGCAGCGACGTGGCCTTCGACAGCCCCGAGGGCGTCGAGGCCGCGGAGTGGCTGCTGTCCAAGGTCGGCACGATCATGCCGACCGAGGCCGACATGGGCGGCCAGGACGACGCCGCGATGTTCAAGTCCGGGCAGCTGGCCATGTGGCACAACGGCATCTGGCAGTTCGCCGCGATGGCCGACGCCGACTTCACCTGGGACGTCGTCGTCGAGCCGGGCAACACCACCGACGCCTCGCACTTCTTCGCCAACGCCGTCGTGGCCTCCACCGCCACCGAACACCCCGATGAGGCGGCCGCGTGGCTGCAGTACATCGCGTCGTCGGAGACGGCCGTGCAGACGCGCCTCGACGCCGACTGGGAGCTGCCCGCGGTGTCGGACGAGTCGCTGTTCGAGCCGTGGCTGGAGATCGCCCCACCGGCCAACCGTGCCGCGGTCTTCGAGTCCCTCGACGCCGTCGTCGTGCCGCCCGTGATCGCCCAGCAGGCGCAGCTGCAGGACGCCGTCGACGGTGCGCTGGAGCAGGCACGCCTGGGACAGATCGACGCGCAGGCCGCCGTCGACCAGGCCGCCGCCGACATCCGAGGGCTGCTGGGATCGTGA
- a CDS encoding acyl-CoA dehydrogenase family protein codes for MDFRDTAEEAAFRKEAAGWIADTLTRVPHQHPADHAEKTVNSRWWQEQLAEGGWLGITWPKAYGGKELPIAYEGIFNAESARRHAPVGINMLGILLAGPTILVHGTQAQRDRYLPRILNGDDIWCQGFSEPGAGSDLAGLRSRAERVDGGWVVNGQKVWTSFAHAANRCMLLARTSTTEETGSKHKGITYFLADTDDIDVRPLVMINGDADFNEMFLDDVHVPEDRVLGELGDGWRVALTTLSFERGSLAFATSAEAEAALERLIVRVRDAGLADDADVQREIGRLAADVRSLSLTTMRQMSALSHGNAPGGDGSAVKLAWAQTMQAMTRLAVSLGGDAGVTTDAVDDAAWVSDFLRAKGNSVEGGTDEVQRSIIAERVLGLPRSR; via the coding sequence ATGGATTTCCGCGACACCGCGGAGGAAGCGGCGTTCCGCAAGGAGGCGGCCGGGTGGATCGCCGACACCCTGACCCGGGTGCCCCATCAGCACCCGGCTGACCACGCCGAGAAGACGGTCAACTCGCGCTGGTGGCAGGAGCAGCTCGCGGAGGGCGGCTGGCTGGGGATCACCTGGCCCAAGGCCTACGGAGGCAAGGAGCTGCCGATCGCCTACGAGGGGATCTTCAACGCCGAGTCAGCCCGCCGGCACGCGCCCGTGGGCATCAACATGCTCGGGATCCTGCTGGCCGGTCCGACGATCCTCGTGCACGGCACCCAGGCGCAGCGCGACCGCTACCTGCCACGGATCCTCAACGGCGACGACATCTGGTGCCAGGGCTTCTCCGAGCCCGGCGCCGGCAGCGACCTTGCCGGCCTGCGCAGCCGGGCCGAGCGCGTCGACGGCGGTTGGGTCGTCAACGGTCAGAAGGTCTGGACGTCCTTCGCCCACGCCGCGAACCGGTGCATGCTGCTGGCCCGCACCTCCACCACCGAGGAAACCGGCAGCAAGCACAAGGGCATCACGTACTTCCTGGCCGACACCGACGACATCGACGTCCGACCGCTGGTGATGATCAACGGGGACGCCGACTTCAACGAGATGTTCCTCGACGACGTCCACGTCCCCGAGGACCGGGTGCTCGGCGAGCTCGGGGACGGCTGGCGGGTGGCACTGACCACCCTCTCCTTCGAGCGGGGGTCGCTGGCCTTCGCCACATCGGCCGAGGCCGAGGCGGCGCTGGAGCGCCTGATCGTCCGCGTGCGCGACGCGGGCCTGGCCGACGACGCCGACGTGCAGCGCGAGATCGGCCGCCTGGCCGCCGACGTCCGGTCGCTGTCGCTGACCACGATGCGGCAGATGTCGGCACTGTCCCACGGCAACGCCCCGGGGGGCGACGGCTCGGCGGTCAAGCTGGCATGGGCACAGACGATGCAGGCGATGACCCGGCTGGCCGTCAGCCTGGGAGGCGACGCCGGGGTCACGACCGACGCGGTCGACGACGCGGCGTGGGTCTCGGACTTCCTCCGCGCGAAGGGCAACTCCGTGGAGGGTGGGACCGACGAGGTCCAGCGCTCGATCATCGCCGAGCGCGTGCTCGGCCTGCCCCGGTCCCGGTAG
- a CDS encoding carbohydrate ABC transporter permease — MVGDQGPKKALMIAGFLLPSLLPLALFTLGPMAASLGISFLDWDLLTSPEWLGIDNYRDLLGDAQFWAAVRHTFWFLALYLPLVVTGGLGIALALNTGVRAIGLLRSMYFLPVVTSWVVVALMWKWLLNPSTGLVNTVLGFVGIQGPGWWTDPSWAMPAVVIATAWKDLGFVMVIFLAGLQAIPGDYYEAALVDGAGWWARFRYITLPLLSPSTFFVLTISLINGFQVFDQVFVMTGGGPAGSTTVLVERVYTHAFRYSQMGYAAAMSWVLFAIIIGVTALQFRAQDRWVHYG; from the coding sequence ATCGTCGGCGACCAGGGACCGAAGAAGGCGTTGATGATCGCCGGGTTCCTGCTGCCCTCGTTGCTGCCCCTCGCGCTGTTCACCCTGGGCCCGATGGCCGCCTCGCTGGGCATCAGCTTCCTCGACTGGGACCTGCTGACCTCGCCCGAGTGGCTGGGCATCGACAACTACCGCGACCTGCTCGGCGACGCGCAGTTCTGGGCCGCCGTACGACACACGTTCTGGTTCCTCGCCCTGTACCTGCCGCTCGTGGTGACGGGCGGGCTGGGCATCGCGCTGGCCCTCAATACCGGCGTCCGGGCGATCGGGCTGCTGCGGTCGATGTACTTCCTCCCGGTCGTCACCTCGTGGGTGGTCGTCGCGCTGATGTGGAAGTGGCTGCTGAACCCCTCCACCGGGCTGGTCAACACCGTCCTCGGGTTCGTGGGGATCCAGGGGCCCGGCTGGTGGACCGACCCCTCGTGGGCGATGCCCGCCGTCGTCATCGCCACGGCGTGGAAGGACCTCGGCTTCGTGATGGTCATCTTCCTCGCCGGCCTCCAGGCGATCCCGGGCGACTACTACGAGGCGGCCCTGGTCGACGGTGCCGGCTGGTGGGCCCGCTTCCGTTACATCACCCTCCCGCTGCTGTCGCCCTCGACGTTCTTCGTCCTGACCATCAGCCTCATCAACGGCTTCCAGGTCTTCGACCAGGTGTTCGTCATGACCGGCGGTGGACCTGCCGGATCGACCACGGTGCTGGTCGAGCGCGTCTACACCCACGCCTTCCGCTACAGCCAGATGGGCTACGCGGCGGCGATGAGCTGGGTGCTGTTCGCCATCATCATCGGCGTCACCGCGCTGCAGTTCCGCGCCCAGGACAGGTGGGTCCACTATGGCTGA
- a CDS encoding glycoside hydrolase family 15 protein, whose product MTRTVRTTTPALRHLVETGLIDKGLIETSLRVIADGQAPSGAFVASPTFATYDYSWFRDGAFIADAMSRHGRHLEAEAFHRWCAGIVTDRRDRIADLVARARRGDLPAPEDHLRTRYTVEGREADGFWENFQLDGYGTWLWALREHHRRTGRPLEVPVSVIDSLVEYLATFADEPSYDWWEEHLEHRHVSTMVCIWAGLDAMASWEDVPPDVRERAAAAAADIRERVEADGVVDGLLVKWLGSTAVDASLVACIVPLGFLDVDHPIALRTIERIEEELAPAGVHRYLDDVYYGGGQWILLAAFLAWYHVRAGNDERVEELLTWIAGTADADGNLPEQVADGMLHPDHLARWEANWGPSASPLLWSHAMLLSVVADLMETPSR is encoded by the coding sequence GTGACGAGGACGGTGCGGACCACGACGCCTGCGCTGCGACATCTGGTCGAGACGGGCCTTATCGACAAGGGCCTGATCGAGACGAGCCTCCGGGTCATCGCCGACGGGCAGGCGCCGAGCGGGGCGTTCGTGGCCTCGCCGACCTTCGCGACCTACGACTACTCGTGGTTCCGTGACGGCGCCTTCATCGCGGATGCGATGAGCCGTCACGGTCGCCACCTCGAGGCCGAGGCGTTCCACCGCTGGTGCGCCGGGATCGTCACCGACCGTCGTGACCGGATCGCCGACCTGGTGGCCCGGGCGCGACGCGGGGACCTACCGGCCCCGGAGGACCACCTCCGGACCAGGTACACCGTGGAGGGCCGGGAAGCCGACGGGTTCTGGGAGAACTTCCAGCTCGACGGCTACGGCACGTGGCTGTGGGCGCTGCGCGAGCACCACCGGCGGACCGGCCGTCCGCTGGAGGTGCCCGTCTCCGTGATCGACAGCCTGGTCGAGTACCTCGCGACGTTCGCCGACGAGCCCTCCTACGACTGGTGGGAGGAGCACCTCGAGCACCGCCATGTCTCGACGATGGTCTGCATCTGGGCCGGTCTGGACGCGATGGCCTCGTGGGAGGACGTCCCACCCGACGTTCGCGAGCGGGCGGCTGCAGCCGCGGCGGACATCCGTGAACGTGTCGAAGCCGACGGGGTCGTCGACGGGTTGCTGGTCAAGTGGCTCGGCAGCACCGCGGTGGACGCCAGCCTCGTCGCCTGCATCGTGCCGCTCGGGTTCCTCGACGTGGACCATCCGATCGCCCTCCGGACGATCGAGCGGATCGAGGAGGAGCTGGCCCCCGCCGGGGTCCATCGGTACCTCGACGACGTCTACTACGGCGGCGGCCAGTGGATCCTGCTCGCTGCGTTCCTGGCCTGGTACCACGTCCGGGCCGGCAACGACGAGCGGGTCGAGGAGCTGCTGACGTGGATCGCCGGTACCGCCGACGCCGACGGCAACCTGCCCGAGCAGGTGGCCGACGGGATGCTGCACCCCGACCACCTTGCGCGCTGGGAAGCCAATTGGGGACCCAGCGCCAGCCCGCTGCTGTGGTCCCATGCGATGCTGCTCAGCGTCGTGGCCGACCTGATGGAGACCCCCTCCCGATGA